AAGCTTAATCAAAGCCACCAGATTGCGTTTTCGAGAGCAGCCCCCGATACAGCACTCTTTGCTGTAGGTACACTGCGCCTCACCTAGTAAGAGCGATTAGGTACCCTTCACTTGATTTTCCCTCATCTGGGATCTCCGCGGGAAGCGCGGATTCGCGCGCCAGGACAACTTGGTAACCAACAAACCAACCCAAAAAGAACTGCGGCGCTCCCCACCCTTTCATACCAAACTGGGCCAGCGCCTACCGTAACAGGAAAGCGTTTGCACCGACCCACATGCGATAAATTCTGACCATGTTCAAGGTGGTGCTCTACCAACCCGAAATTCCCCAGAATGCCGGCAACATTGCCCGCACCTGCGCGGCCACCGGAGCCCAGTTGCACCTCGTTCGCCCCCTGGGTTTCCGGTGGGCTAGCTCTGAGCTCAAGCGGGCCGGGTTGGACTACTGGTCGGCGCTGGATTATGTGCTGCACGATTCGTGGCGGGCTTTTTTGGAAGCCTTGCCACAGGGGAGTCGGGTCTGGGCTTATAGCAGCAAAGTTACCCAGCTCTATACCGAGGTAGAGTATCGGCCAGGTGACTACCTGATTTTTGGCCCGGAGAGCCGGGGTTTGCCGCCGGAGGTACTGGCGCACTTTCCTGCTGTGACCATCCCCATGCCTGGCAGCGGACGCTCGCTCAACCTGGCGGTGGCAGTGGGGGTGGGGCTATACGAAGCGTTGCGACAGGTCAATTTTCAGGCCAGATGACCCCACCGAATACGAGGTATGGAAGGATAGTTTACCAGAAACACTTTACGGTTGCGGAACGAAACAGCCTTATGGTCTGAGTGCGTTGGTAAGTTGGGTGTACAAAAGCGCCCCTACACCGAAGAGCCCCAACCAGAGCAGATCGGCCAGCCGAAGCCTGCGGCGCAGCAGACCGGCTATACCCATCCAAAAAAGCACCAGCGAAGCCACCAGGCAAAACAAGCTCAAATAGGCCACAAAAAGCGGGGCCGCTACCGTGCGGGTTATAAGTACAGCCCCCCCTACCATAACCAAAGGCAGCCAGATGAGAATAGTGGCATAAATCAGCCAGCGGCGGCCTTGCACTATACCAGTCTAACGCCATTGTAAGCGCTGCATGGACAGCGGGGGGCCTGGTTTTTTAGCATGGTTTTTATGATGCGCCAGGCCCGCGCCACCTGCCCGCTGGACTGCCCCGACGCCTGCAGCTTGCTGCTCACCGTTGACGAGCGGGAAAACCGGCTCCTGGAGGTACGGGGCGACCCCGCCCACCCCATCACCCAGGGCTTCGCCTGCGTCAAGACCTACCGCTACCCCGAGCGCCAGCACCACCCCCAGCGGCCCCTGTACCCCATGCGGCGGGTGGGCCCAAAGGGCGAGGGCAGGTTTGAGCGAGTGAGCTGGGCCGAGGCGCTCGACGAGATTGCCGAGCGGCTCCGG
This genomic stretch from Meiothermus sp. harbors:
- a CDS encoding tRNA (cytidine(34)-2'-O)-methyltransferase, producing MFKVVLYQPEIPQNAGNIARTCAATGAQLHLVRPLGFRWASSELKRAGLDYWSALDYVLHDSWRAFLEALPQGSRVWAYSSKVTQLYTEVEYRPGDYLIFGPESRGLPPEVLAHFPAVTIPMPGSGRSLNLAVAVGVGLYEALRQVNFQAR